In Ferribacterium limneticum, a genomic segment contains:
- a CDS encoding ABC-F family ATPase: MLVAANITMQFGVKPLFENVNVKFGEGYRYGLIGANGAGKSTFMKILCGALEPSAGNVSKDKHERMAYLKQDQFAYEDMRVLDVVLMGHEEMWACMSERDAIYANPEAIEDDYMKAADLEHQFGEYDGYTAESRAGELLLGVGIPIDQHNGPMSQVAPGWKLRVLLCQALFANPDILLLDEPTNNLDINTIRWLEDTLNARDSTMIIISHDRHFLNQVCTHMADLDYGKITTYAGNYDDFMEAAQAARERLQNANAKAKERIAELQTFVRRFSANASKAKQATSRVKLIEKLKPEDMKPSSRQYPWIRFDYDEKQKLHRQAVEIENVSFTYEGGERKIFNNLTLTINAGERIAVIGENGVGKTTFLKLLMGEVTPQFGTIKWAEKAFPGYYAQDHSAQFAGTESLTEWIAGYARATIEDGGDLETLIRGTLGRLLFSGDEVKKSVNVISGGEQGRMLFGKLMLSKHNVLLMDEPTNHLDMESIESLNSGLEKFPGTLVFVSHDREFVSSLSTRVLEVKNDGRIIDYLGGYEDYLASQGVE; encoded by the coding sequence GTGCTCGTCGCCGCCAACATCACCATGCAGTTCGGGGTCAAACCCCTGTTCGAGAACGTCAATGTCAAATTCGGCGAGGGCTATCGCTACGGCCTGATCGGCGCCAACGGCGCCGGCAAGTCGACCTTCATGAAGATCCTGTGCGGCGCACTCGAGCCTTCGGCCGGCAATGTCTCGAAAGACAAGCACGAGCGCATGGCCTACCTGAAGCAGGACCAGTTCGCTTACGAAGACATGCGCGTCCTCGACGTCGTGCTCATGGGCCACGAGGAAATGTGGGCCTGCATGAGCGAGCGCGACGCCATCTACGCCAACCCCGAAGCAATCGAAGACGACTACATGAAGGCGGCCGATCTCGAGCATCAGTTCGGCGAATACGACGGTTACACGGCTGAATCGCGCGCCGGCGAACTGCTCCTCGGTGTCGGCATTCCTATCGACCAGCACAACGGCCCGATGAGCCAGGTCGCGCCCGGCTGGAAGCTGCGCGTCCTGCTCTGTCAGGCCCTGTTCGCCAACCCCGACATCCTGTTGCTCGACGAACCGACCAACAACCTCGACATCAACACCATTCGCTGGCTCGAAGACACCCTGAATGCCCGTGATTCGACGATGATCATCATCTCCCACGATCGTCACTTCCTGAATCAGGTCTGTACCCACATGGCCGACCTTGATTACGGCAAGATCACGACCTACGCCGGCAACTACGACGACTTCATGGAAGCCGCCCAGGCCGCCCGCGAGCGCCTGCAGAACGCCAATGCCAAGGCCAAGGAACGCATCGCCGAACTGCAGACCTTCGTCCGCCGCTTCTCGGCCAATGCCTCCAAGGCCAAGCAGGCGACCAGTCGCGTCAAGCTGATCGAAAAACTCAAGCCGGAAGACATGAAGCCGTCGTCCCGCCAGTACCCGTGGATTCGCTTCGACTACGACGAGAAGCAGAAGCTGCACCGTCAGGCGGTCGAGATCGAGAATGTTTCCTTCACCTACGAAGGCGGCGAACGCAAGATCTTCAACAATCTGACGCTGACCATCAACGCCGGTGAACGCATCGCCGTCATCGGTGAAAACGGCGTCGGCAAGACAACTTTCCTCAAGCTACTGATGGGCGAAGTGACGCCGCAGTTCGGCACGATCAAGTGGGCCGAAAAGGCTTTCCCCGGCTACTACGCGCAGGACCACAGCGCCCAGTTCGCCGGCACCGAGAGCCTGACCGAATGGATCGCCGGCTACGCCCGCGCCACCATCGAAGACGGCGGCGACCTCGAAACGCTGATCCGCGGCACGCTCGGTCGCCTGCTGTTCTCCGGCGACGAAGTGAAGAAGTCGGTCAACGTCATTTCCGGCGGCGAGCAGGGCCGCATGCTGTTCGGCAAGCTCATGCTGTCGAAGCACAACGTGCTGCTCATGGACGAGCCGACCAACCACCTCGACATGGAATCGATCGAATCGCTCAACAGCGGTCTGGAAAAATTCCCCGGTACGCTGGTTTTCGTCTCACACGACCGCGAGTTCGTTTCGTCGCTGTCCACCCGCGTGTTGGAAGTGAAGAACGATGGCCGGATCATCGATTACCTCGGCGGCTATGAGGATTACCTGGCTTCGCAGGGCGTCGAATAA
- a CDS encoding SRPBCC family protein: MNFEHLIQINDPENPLVETMTRDQLWQGLLHRVENAVPFLPGLESCTILERQADTLLRELDFGPAVIHDRVTLVDMVSVRFDIQPSEVHPGGSLMITIEEPEAGFLFLRFAYQTTLATDPNSEERAYIEYVKSAYHQSDVDCVRIIRTLAAGGKIQ, translated from the coding sequence ATGAATTTCGAACATCTCATACAAATCAACGACCCGGAAAACCCGCTGGTCGAGACCATGACCCGCGATCAGCTATGGCAGGGCCTGCTCCATCGCGTCGAAAATGCCGTTCCTTTCCTGCCCGGACTGGAATCCTGCACCATTCTTGAACGCCAGGCCGACACCCTGCTCCGCGAGCTCGATTTCGGCCCGGCCGTCATCCATGACCGCGTCACGCTGGTCGACATGGTGTCCGTGCGTTTCGACATTCAGCCGTCCGAGGTCCATCCCGGCGGCAGTCTGATGATCACTATCGAGGAGCCCGAAGCAGGCTTCCTGTTCTTGCGCTTTGCCTACCAGACGACGCTGGCGACCGATCCGAATTCCGAGGAACGGGCCTATATCGAGTACGTCAAATCGGCCTACCACCAGTCCGACGTCGATTGCGTGCGCATCATCCGCACGCTGGCCGCCGGCGGCAAGATTCAATAG
- a CDS encoding pseudouridine synthase, which produces MQLERILQKHGFGSRRECRGLIRRERVAINGQVCDDPFVELDTEGLVFTVDGVDWPYAEFATLMLNKPAGYECSRKPKHHASVLELLPVPLRERDVQPIGRLDEDTTGLLLITDDGQLNHQLSSAKRKVPKVYLATTKHPLDQAQIDQLLAGVLLADEYETIAAAAAEIVGEKLLRLTLTEGKYHQVKRMVAAVSNRVEALHREAVGELTLPPDLKPGEWRWLSAVDLEKLGYTQ; this is translated from the coding sequence ATGCAACTAGAACGTATCCTCCAAAAACACGGTTTTGGCTCCCGTCGGGAATGCCGGGGCCTTATCCGCCGCGAACGTGTGGCGATCAATGGCCAGGTTTGCGACGATCCTTTCGTCGAACTCGACACCGAAGGTCTGGTTTTCACCGTCGATGGCGTCGATTGGCCCTACGCCGAATTCGCCACGCTGATGCTCAACAAACCAGCCGGCTACGAATGCTCGCGCAAGCCGAAACATCACGCCAGCGTCCTCGAACTGCTGCCGGTGCCCCTGCGCGAACGCGATGTGCAGCCGATCGGCCGTCTCGACGAAGACACGACCGGCCTGCTGCTGATCACCGACGACGGCCAGCTCAATCACCAGCTCTCCTCGGCCAAGCGCAAGGTGCCGAAAGTCTATCTGGCGACGACCAAGCACCCGCTTGATCAGGCGCAGATCGACCAACTGCTGGCCGGCGTTCTGCTCGCCGATGAGTACGAAACGATTGCCGCTGCCGCCGCCGAAATCGTTGGCGAAAAGCTGCTGCGCCTGACCTTGACCGAAGGCAAATACCATCAGGTCAAACGCATGGTCGCTGCCGTCAGTAATCGCGTCGAGGCGTTGCATCGCGAAGCTGTCGGCGAACTGACCCTGCCGCCCGATCTCAAGCCCGGCGAGTGGCGCTGGCTTTCTGCGGTCGACCTGGAAAAACTGGGCTACACGCAATGA
- a CDS encoding hydrogen peroxide-inducible genes activator, whose protein sequence is MTLTEMRYIVALARERHFGKAADACHVSQPTLSVALKKVEGQLGSPLFERGASDVRITPLGERIVAQATRVLEEAVKLEEIAEATGEPLSGQLRVGIIYTIAPYLLPQLIPALSKQAPNMPLFLKEDFTANLIPALKAGELDVIVIALPFSEPGLVAQPVYDEPFRVVVPASHPWASRSDVNGNELDGQNLLLLGQGNCFRDQVLESCPRLSAPDALEHSLEGSSLETIRYMVASGAGVAVMPSTAADPLISKEPMVKVLPFAGIQPKRTVGLVWRITFPRSQAIDAVRAALLSCQLPGASAVR, encoded by the coding sequence ATGACCCTGACCGAAATGCGCTACATCGTGGCTCTCGCCCGCGAGCGGCATTTCGGCAAGGCAGCCGACGCCTGCCACGTCAGCCAGCCGACGCTGTCGGTGGCGCTCAAGAAGGTCGAAGGCCAACTCGGCTCGCCGCTTTTCGAACGGGGCGCCAGCGATGTCCGCATCACGCCGCTCGGAGAGCGTATCGTCGCCCAGGCCACACGCGTGCTCGAGGAAGCCGTCAAGCTCGAAGAAATTGCCGAAGCGACCGGCGAACCGCTGAGCGGCCAGCTCCGCGTCGGCATCATCTACACCATTGCGCCCTACTTGCTGCCCCAGTTGATTCCCGCGCTGAGCAAACAGGCGCCGAACATGCCGCTCTTCCTCAAGGAAGACTTCACGGCCAACCTGATTCCCGCGCTCAAGGCCGGCGAACTCGACGTCATCGTCATCGCCTTGCCTTTCTCCGAACCCGGTCTGGTCGCCCAGCCGGTGTACGACGAGCCTTTCCGCGTCGTCGTCCCGGCCAGCCATCCGTGGGCTTCCCGTTCGGACGTCAATGGCAATGAGCTGGATGGCCAGAACCTGCTTCTGCTCGGCCAGGGAAACTGCTTCCGCGATCAGGTCCTCGAGTCCTGTCCCCGCCTCAGTGCGCCGGATGCCCTCGAACATTCGCTCGAAGGCAGCTCGCTCGAAACCATCCGCTACATGGTCGCCAGCGGCGCAGGCGTCGCGGTGATGCCGAGCACGGCGGCTGATCCGCTGATCAGCAAGGAACCGATGGTCAAGGTGCTGCCTTTTGCCGGCATTCAGCCCAAACGCACCGTCGGCCTCGTCTGGCGCATCACCTTCCCCCGGTCGCAAGCCATCGACGCTGTCCGCGCCGCGCTGCTTTCCTGCCAGCTACCGGGAGCCTCGGCTGTTCGCTGA